The following proteins are co-located in the Fusobacteria bacterium ZRK30 genome:
- a CDS encoding S-layer homology domain-containing protein: protein MKKILTIFIAVTSITFSSQMYGDISNEHWAYRAIENLYINGILPKDSTSFDGDKNINKYDLVYYLSKTLNKIDETKASQSDLLILEHLVYDFSNELNKMGFNTDLYIKKIKANEDDIEMLNQRVRSNELEIEKLKLELEKLK, encoded by the coding sequence ATGAAAAAAATATTAACAATATTTATAGCTGTGACCTCTATTACTTTTAGTTCACAGATGTATGGAGATATATCCAATGAACATTGGGCATATAGAGCGATCGAAAATCTATATATAAATGGAATACTGCCTAAAGATTCTACAAGCTTTGACGGTGATAAAAATATCAATAAATATGATCTGGTTTACTATCTGTCTAAAACTTTGAATAAGATAGATGAAACAAAGGCCAGTCAGTCAGACCTATTGATATTAGAACATCTAGTCTATGATTTTTCCAATGAATTGAATAAGATGGGATTTAATACAGATTTGTATATAAAGAAGATAAAAGCCAATGAAGACGATATAGAGATGTTGAACCAAAGGGTTCGGAGCAATGAACTTGAGATTGAAAAATTAAAGTTGGAATTGGAAAAGTTGAAATAA
- a CDS encoding patatin family protein produces MKNIGLVLEGGGTRGVYSTGVLDAFLEYGIEVPYVIGVSIGAYNGAAYIAKQKKRNYKVYTEYINDKRLINFKRLIKGESVLNSRFVFEFINRDKHFFNYDNFFNSKNTFISVSTDCITGKPVYFEKDKYEKTDVDDIIRSSCSLPFLSEIVKYKDQNFLDGGIADSIPVRKAILDGNKKIIAILTHPKGFEEKQGWYHKISSIWYPKFPNLTKAIKYRYLYYNESIQILEMLEKLGKAYIIRPKNINASMIEHDIDKLNKYYEIGWIQGVDEIQNVKDFLEA; encoded by the coding sequence ATGAAAAATATTGGGTTGGTATTAGAAGGTGGAGGAACTAGAGGGGTTTATAGTACAGGTGTTTTAGATGCATTTTTAGAATATGGAATAGAAGTTCCATATGTTATAGGTGTTTCTATAGGTGCTTATAATGGCGCAGCATATATAGCTAAACAGAAAAAGAGAAACTATAAAGTTTATACAGAATATATCAATGATAAGAGGTTAATTAATTTTAAAAGGTTGATCAAAGGTGAATCCGTTCTAAATTCTAGATTTGTTTTTGAATTTATCAATAGAGATAAACACTTTTTCAATTATGATAATTTTTTTAATAGTAAAAATACTTTTATAAGCGTAAGCACAGATTGTATTACTGGAAAACCTGTATATTTTGAAAAAGATAAATATGAAAAAACAGATGTTGATGATATCATTAGATCTTCTTGTTCTCTTCCTTTTTTAAGTGAGATTGTAAAATATAAAGATCAAAATTTTTTAGATGGAGGGATTGCTGATTCAATTCCTGTAAGAAAAGCTATTTTAGATGGAAATAAAAAGATAATAGCCATTCTTACACATCCAAAAGGGTTTGAAGAAAAACAAGGTTGGTATCATAAAATTTCTTCTATTTGGTATCCTAAATTTCCTAACTTAACTAAAGCTATAAAATATAGATATCTATATTATAATGAATCGATACAAATTTTAGAGATGTTAGAAAAGCTGGGCAAAGCTTATATTATTAGACCTAAAAATATAAATGCCTCCATGATAGAGCACGATATAGATAAATTAAATAAATATTATGAGATAGGTTGGATACAGGGTGTAGATGAGATACAAAATGTTAAAGACTTTTTAGAGGCTTAA
- a CDS encoding LysR substrate-binding domain-containing protein, whose product MTIRKLEIYYTVSEMLNMTEAAKVLYISQPSISQVIKELEEEMKVKLFQRLGRKLYITEEGKVFQKYALRMLNLYEESQKVMEDMREVRSGNLRIGASTTIGTYLLPDIIADFKQEYPKVDIELYITNTQEISEDLLKNNIDIGLIEGKIVIEELETMDLWEDELIIISSPNKKWKKVIDRKKLEEETFILREKGSGSRKTYEDAMGIRDKNVFVFGGTEAIKRAVIKDLGVACVSKLTIGEEEKRKEITVSRIKNLEIKRRLKLLYHKDKEFSRLIEKFIEFSKEYNLSKN is encoded by the coding sequence ATGACTATAAGAAAATTAGAGATCTATTATACTGTATCTGAGATGCTTAATATGACAGAGGCAGCTAAGGTCCTTTATATAAGCCAGCCTTCCATAAGTCAGGTTATAAAAGAATTAGAAGAAGAAATGAAAGTTAAATTATTTCAAAGACTGGGCCGAAAACTTTATATAACAGAAGAGGGAAAGGTCTTTCAAAAATATGCATTGAGAATGTTAAATTTATATGAAGAATCACAGAAAGTAATGGAAGACATGAGGGAAGTCAGGTCTGGAAATCTAAGGATAGGAGCTAGTACAACTATAGGAACATATCTTTTGCCTGATATAATAGCCGACTTCAAACAAGAATATCCTAAAGTTGATATAGAACTATATATTACAAATACCCAGGAAATATCAGAAGATTTATTAAAAAATAATATAGATATAGGATTAATAGAAGGAAAAATAGTGATAGAAGAACTAGAAACAATGGATCTTTGGGAAGATGAATTGATAATAATATCATCTCCTAATAAAAAATGGAAAAAAGTAATAGACCGTAAAAAATTAGAAGAAGAAACTTTTATACTTAGGGAAAAAGGGAGTGGAAGCAGAAAAACCTATGAAGATGCTATGGGAATAAGAGATAAAAATGTCTTTGTATTTGGAGGGACTGAAGCAATAAAAAGAGCCGTGATAAAAGACCTGGGAGTAGCTTGTGTTTCAAAGTTAACTATAGGAGAAGAGGAAAAAAGAAAAGAAATAACCGTGAGTCGAATAAAAAATTTAGAGATAAAGAGGCGTCTAAAGCTGCTCTACCATAAGGATAAAGAGTTTTCTAGATTGATAGAAAAATTTATAGAGTTTTCAAAAGAATATAATCTATCTAAAAATTAA
- a CDS encoding YeiH family protein, translating to MNIKKIIPGFIVCSVIAYIGSVLGGIFPKLGGASFAIILGIILGNTLVKSDKFAAGSVFSESNLLSYSIVLLGGTLNIYSVFSVGVKGVSFIILQMVTTVAAAITLIKIMYGLNF from the coding sequence ATGAATATTAAAAAAATTATACCAGGATTTATTGTTTGTTCTGTGATTGCATATATCGGAAGTGTTTTAGGTGGGATATTCCCAAAATTAGGAGGTGCAAGTTTCGCTATTATACTAGGAATTATTCTAGGAAATACTTTAGTCAAAAGTGACAAATTTGCTGCTGGATCTGTTTTTTCAGAATCGAATCTATTGTCTTATTCAATAGTTCTTTTAGGAGGAACTCTCAACATATATAGTGTTTTTAGTGTAGGAGTTAAGGGAGTAAGTTTTATTATCCTTCAAATGGTCACAACTGTAGCTGCTGCTATAACACTTATAAAGATCATGTATGGGTTAAACTTCTAA